Proteins found in one Parafrankia discariae genomic segment:
- a CDS encoding transposase: protein GGFAGRFVVWAASVVKTTVEIVRKKEGQKGFQPLPRRWVVERTLAWITAHRRLARDYERDPASSTAFVHWAMIRTMARRLARHAPVPRWTPRKTTES from the coding sequence GGTGGTTTCGCCGGCCGGTTCGTCGTCTGGGCCGCCAGTGTCGTGAAGACCACCGTCGAGATCGTCCGGAAGAAGGAAGGCCAGAAAGGCTTCCAGCCACTCCCGAGACGCTGGGTGGTGGAACGCACCCTGGCGTGGATCACCGCACATCGCCGCCTCGCCCGTGACTACGAACGCGACCCGGCCAGCTCCACGGCCTTCGTCCACTGGGCCATGATCCGCACCATGGCCCGCCGCCTCGCCCGCCACGCTCCCGTCCCACGCTGGACCCCCCGAAAGACAACCGAGAGCTAA